A region of Ictidomys tridecemlineatus isolate mIctTri1 chromosome 4, mIctTri1.hap1, whole genome shotgun sequence DNA encodes the following proteins:
- the Scgb1c1 gene encoding secretoglobin family 1C member 1 translates to MKGSSTLLLVVLTLSFICGLTTGEDNNEFFMDFLQTLLVGTAEELYEGPLGKYNVNEDAKEALTELKSCIDNLQPMHKAELVKLLVQVLGSQDDA, encoded by the exons ATGAAGGGGAGCAGCACACTCCTGCTGGTGGTCCTCACCTTGTCCTTCATCTGCG GACTGACGACAGGGGAGGACAACAATGAGTTTTTCATGGACTTCCTGCAAACCCTGCTGGTGGGAACCGCAGAGGAGCTCTATGAGGGGCCCCTGGGCAAGTACAATGTCAACGAGGATGCCAAAGAAGCACTGACAGAGCTCAAGTCCTGCATTGACAACCTACAGCCCATGCACAAGGCGGAGCTGGTCAAGCTACTG GTGCAAGTGCTGGGCAGCCAGGATGACGCCTAA